The candidate division KSB1 bacterium genome segment CGCCGCCGGTCAGTCGGTAATCGAGAATGCTTTGGCCTTCAATGAAGAACGGCCGTTTTTCCCGGAAGTAGGATTCAAAGGCAGTGAGGTTGACTTCGGAAGGGTCGGCTTCGACCTGGCCGAAATCGGGATTGAGGGTGAGATCCAAAGTCAGATCACTGGTGACGCCGGCTTTGGCATCGAGTCCGCCGGAAAGTTTGCGATGCTCGCCGGTCGCGAAGGGATTGCCCGCCTGCTCTTGAGCGCGTCGCAGGCTGCTGACGCCATAGGGCAGAATCTCGATGCGCTGCGCCGCTTGAATGCCTTTCAGGCCGTGCAACTCTCCGAAGTAACTCACCCAGCCCGCGGTGTTTTGTGGAATGTACTGCCACACCGACCGTTCCTGCTTGCGGAAGATGCGGCGCTGCACTTGCATGCCCCACACGTGCTCCTCTTTGTCACCGAAGCGCAACTGGCTGAAGGGAATGCGCATCTCCGCGCACCAGCCCTGGTCGTCCACCGCCACTTCCGCGAACCACACCGGATTCCAGTTGGCATCCCAAGTCTTGCCGTCGTTGGAAACGGCTTCATCGCCTTTCACGCCCGCGGCATTGATGGTGAAGGAGAAGGCGGTGCGATGATCGAAGTAACTGTCGAGGTTGATCTCGACCCAGTCGCCGTCGAAAGAGTCGCGACGCGAGACGCGCCGCACGATCCGCTCCGGCTGATCGTCATGCGCGCGAATGCCGACATAGAGGTTCCTGTCATCATAAGTGATCTTGAAGCTGGTTGGCAGAGAAGATGGCTTGCCGTCAAGGGGTTCACGCTGGGTGAAATCGCCGGCCCATTCCAGTTTTTCCTAGGCCGGGTCATCCAGCCGGCCGTCGATGACCGGCGCGTGTGGATTGGCAGGCCGGGTATGGTAAATTTTTTGGGCGGCGGGCCGGGCTGCCGCGGCGGATGCCGCAACCGGCAACAACAACGCAACAGTGAGCAGCTTGTGGATCATTGTGATTTTCCTCTGAAAATGCTGCAGCGGAGGCCTCCAGCCTGCCGGCAGACAGGGTGTCCAATCCTGCCAACTTTTTCGAAGCGATAAAATCCAAAAGCCAAAACACACAAAGACGCGAAGCCGCAGGGACTTTGCAAAGAGTACCCGTTCCGCCATGGTTTAACCGTGGCTTTATCTTGCGATTCTGCGGAGGCGCTCTGCAGTAGTGCCACGGCCACGCTGTGGCAGATCAGAGAGGGGACTGAACTGTCGCCGCGAAGATTTTTGAACCACGCAACCCACCAGAAGCACGAGGGAAAATCTGACGGCCGATGTTGTTTTTGTGTTGTTGCGGCTTGTTGTTTCGCAATTGCTGCAGAAAAACTCCTGGCGTGAGATTTTTTTTGCTTTGTTTGAAAAGTTATGACACTCGTCCAGATGCCTGCGCGACATTTCCATCCCGAGGGGTGCCCATACCGGCATGGCAAATTACCTGGGGAGGAAAATTTCGCGACTTCGACGTGAACGAGTAAGGAAAGGTTGCCGGCTTCGTGACAAACGGTTGTAGTCGGCAAAGTCGGGGGGTGTCTTGCAATCGCTGTACCGGCGGGGTGGTTGCTCGGGCATGCGATCAGGCATGCAAATCATCGAGCGCCCGGGCCAGTCGCTGCAAACCGGCGGCGACCATATCCACCGGCCCGCCCAGGGCAACACGAAAATGCGGTGACATGCCGAAAAAGTGGCCGGGCACCACGGTGGTGTCATGCTGTTCGCGCAGGCGGGTGCACAAATCCTCGACACTGCCGTGCAGCAACCGCGGAAAACTGATCATGCCGAATTCGGTGCGCACCGCCTGCAAGTCCGGCCGGGAATCGAGGAAGGTGTGCCAGGCGTGGCGGTTTGCCTGCAAAATCTCCCGCGCCCGGCGGGCGAGGCGTTCGATTTGCGCCAGCGCCAGCACGCTCAGGCGTTCGGCAACATGAGGCGCGTTGACGCCAAAGAGATCATTCAAGCGCCAGATTCTTTTCGCCAGCTCCGGCTCGGCCAGAATCCAGCCGCAGCGCAGCCCGCTCAGACCGTAGGCTTTGGTGAGACTGCCGGTGACGATGAACTCTTCACCAAGTTGAATCGCACTCGGCGGCCGGGCCTCGAACAGGGCTTCGCGATAGACTTCGTCGACGAGCACACGGCTGCCCACGCGCCGTGCCAGCCCGCCGATTTGTCGCAAGGTGTCGTTGTCGGTGAACACGCCGCTGGGATTGTGCAGATTGGAA includes the following:
- a CDS encoding pyridoxal phosphate-dependent aminotransferase codes for the protein MTRVMSSPYMEWAKLHSGSRYNLASSGLVNYPLAELQVTLADLELSGPAGYGYAPLQQAIARHCGVDPACVVAANGTSMANHLAMAAVFAPGDEVLIEHPTYELLTATAQFLGARVRHFNRKWADGFRIDPAEIERVLTPRTRLIVISNLHNPSGVFTDNDTLRQIGGLARRVGSRVLVDEVYREALFEARPPSAIQLGEEFIVTGSLTKAYGLSGLRCGWILAEPELAKRIWRLNDLFGVNAPHVAERLSVLALAQIERLARRAREILQANRHAWHTFLDSRPDLQAVRTEFGMISFPRLLHGSVEDLCTRLREQHDTTVVPGHFFGMSPHFRVALGGPVDMVAAGLQRLARALDDLHA